One window from the genome of Oryza glaberrima chromosome 3, OglaRS2, whole genome shotgun sequence encodes:
- the LOC127765920 gene encoding probable carboxylesterase 15: protein MSQTELPESTSPSESSPAMASTTPAPYVVEDCGPNLQLFSDGTVIRFEDYNILPPPVLPPALSTVQWKDVVYDAGRGLKLRVYRPPAATVAGEKLPVLVYFHGGGYVIGSFEMDNFHACCLRLAHELPAFVLSADYRLAPEHRLPAAHDDAATAMSWVRGQAVASGGAADPWLAESADFGRVFVSGDSAGAGIVHHVALRLGSGQIAVDPARVAGCALLFPYFGGEERTRSEAEYPPGPFLTLPFSDQGWRLALPRGATRDHPLANPFGPESPAMDGVALPPLLVVVAQLDLLRDRDVDYAARLRAMGKQVEMVEFEGQHHGFFAVEPLGDAGSELVRVVRRFVYGHGGDAAASK, encoded by the coding sequence ATGAGTCAAACTGAGCTGCCTGAGTCCACTTCGCCAAGCGAGAGctcgccggccatggcgtccaccacgccggcgccgtACGTCGTCGAGGACTGCGGCCCTAACCTCCAGCTCTTCAGCGACGGCACGGTGATCCGCTTCGAGGACTACAACATCCTCCCTCCGCCGGTCTTGCCTCCCGCGCTGTCCACCGTCCAGTGGAAGGACGTCGTCTACGACGCCGGCCGCGGCCTCAAGCTGCGGGTGTACAGGCCACCGGCGGCTACCGTCGCCGGCGAGAAGCTCCCAGTGCTCGTCTACTTCCACGGCGGCGGGTACGTCATCGGCAGCTTCGAGATGGATAACTTCCACGCGTgctgcctccgcctcgcccaCGAGCTTCCCGCCTTCGTCCTCTCCGCCGATTACCGCCTCGCCCCCGAgcaccgcctccccgccgcccacGACGACGCGGCGACCGCCATGTCCTGGGTGCGCGGCCAGGCCGTGGCGAGCGGGGGCGCCGCCGACCCATGGCTCGCGGAGTCGGCGGATTTCGGCCGGGTGTTCGTCTCCGGCGACTCGGCCGGCGCGGGCATCGTCCACCACGTCGCCCTCCGCCTCGGGTCGGGCCAGATCGCCGTCGACCCGGCGCGCGTCGCGGGGTGCGCGCTGCTGTTCCCGTActtcggcggcgaggagaggacgAGGTCGGAGGCGGAGTACCCGCCGGGGCCGTTCCTGACGCTGCCCTTCTCCGACCAGGGGTGGCGCCTCGCGCTGCCGCGGGGCGCCACGAGGGACCACCCGCTGGCCAACCCGTTCGGGCCGGAGAGCCCGGCGATGGACGGcgtcgcgctgccgccgctgctcgtgGTGGTCGCCCAGCTCGACCTGCTGCGCGACCGCGACGTGGACTACGCCGCGAGGCTGAGGGCGATGGGGAAGCAGGTGGAGATGGTGGAGTTCGAGGGGCAGCACCACGGGTTCTTCGCCGTCGAGCCGTTAGGCGACGCCGGGAGCGAGCTGGTCCGGGTCGTGAGGCGCTTCGTCTACGGCCACGGCGGTGACGCCGCCGCGTCCAAGTAA